In Eschrichtius robustus isolate mEscRob2 chromosome 2, mEscRob2.pri, whole genome shotgun sequence, a single window of DNA contains:
- the LOC137755645 gene encoding glycine cleavage system H protein, mitochondrial-like, with protein sequence MELRAARSVAAVVCSLRAISVPNVSCPQWPWGLRAGAVGALRASPALLSVSKFTDKHEWVTTENGAGTVGISNFAQEALGDVVYCRLPEAGTKLNKQEEFGALENVKAANELHSPLSGEVTEINEALAENPGLVNKSCYEDGWLIKMTQSNPSELDELMSEEAYEKYIKSIEE encoded by the coding sequence ATGGAGCTGCGAGCGGCGCGGAGTGTGGCAGCCGTGGTCTGCAGCCTGCGCGCCATCTCTGTGCCCAACGTGTCCTGCCCGCAGTGGCCCTGGGGACTGCGGGCGGGCGCCGTCGGGGCGCTGCGCGCCAGCCCTGCTCTGCTGTCGGTGAGTAAATTCACTGACAAACATGAATGGGTAACAACAGAAAACGGTGCTGGAACAGTGGGAATCAGCAATTTTGCACAGGAAGCTTTGGGAGATGTTGTTTACTGTAGGCTGCCTGAAGCTGGGACAAAATTGAACAAACAAGAGGAATTTGGTGCTTTGGAAAATGTGAAAGCTGCTAATGAACTCCATTCTCCTCTATCAGGAGAAGTAACTGAAATTAACGAGGCTCTAGCAGAAAATCCAGGACTTGTCAACAAATCTTGTTATGAAGATGGTTGGCTGATCAAGATGACACAGAGTAACCCTTCAGAACTAGATGAACTAATGAgtgaagaagcatatgaaaaatacataaaatctatTGAGGAGTGA